The Halobacteriovorax sp. DA5 genome includes the window TTATCTTCAAAGAACGCCAAGAAATTACAAAGAAGCTAGAAAGTATCTTTTTGGTGATATCTATTTACAGACTTCATCAAGAGGTCTCTATGTAAAAGATGTTTACTGTAACCAAGATGTCACAGAAAGAGATGGTGTTGGAAAAATGCAAATTCCAAATCATCAAGTAATCAACTGTGAACACAGCTGGCCACAATCAAGATTTAATCCAAGAGAAGATAAGAATACGCAAAGAAATGATTTGCACCACCTTTTTCCAGCAAACTCACGTGCTAACTCTTCTCGCAGCAATCACCCATTCGGTGAAGTAATTGGTAGAGTTGTTAATTCAAATTGCCAGGATTCTCACATTGGAGAAGTAAACTACGAGAATGAGACAACGACTTCATTTGAACCACCAGAAGAAATCAGAGGTAATATTGCAAGAGCACTATTCTACTTCTCAACTCGCTATAATCTTCCAATTGATGAGGCCCAAGAATTCTATTTAAGAAAATGGCACAAGGAAGACCCTGTTGATACTTTTGAAGAAAGTATTAATAACAGAATCTATGAAATTCAAAATAGTCGCAATCCATTTATTGACGACGAAAACCTAGTTGATGCTATTAAAGATTTTTAAATTTTCCATTATCGCATTAGTACTCACTTCATGTGCTACGAAGCAAAAACCAGTGAAGCCTCTCACTCAAAGAGAGAGGCAGCTACTCTATTATAAGAAACTTCGTGCGGCAAAATGGGAAGAAATCACTAAAAAGCGCAAACAGCAAGAGCGCAGCTATCACAGAGACACTAAAATCACGATTAAAACGAAAAGGCAGAAACCTGCTCCTAAAAAAGTTTCACCAGTAATTCCTGTTGATCCTAATGAGCAGAGAATCGAGATTGAACAACTAATTTCATTCCATTGCATTAAAGAGAGAATGGATAATTGTGATGAATTATCGACTAAAATTTATGAGAATTGCCTCCAAGAGTTTAACCCTGGAGACAAGAGACTTACATACTGTGTAACAAAAGCACTAAAGTAGAGATTAGTTACCTACCTTCTTATCAGAATTATCTCCAGACTTTTCAAATTCTTCTAACTCTATTTCTGCTTTCTTTCTAAGTTCTTCTTGTTTTTTCTTTAAGGCCTCTTTCTGCTTACGTCTCTCCGCGAGATCACGAACTACATTTACTCGTTCAGCACTAGGCCCACCTGCTTTCCCAGCTTTTCCTCATCATCCTCATTTGTCTTTTCTGTTTTCTTTGGCTTTGGCCTTGAAAAATGCCAATAAGCCTTCACAAGCTCCTTGGCCTCTTTTTCTTCTAGCTTTAGTCTTTCTTTTAAATTCATTATTACTCCTTGCCAAAATATTTTGGTAGTCATCAGTACTTATATTTGGCCATATGAATCAATTCACATCAACTTAAGTTAGTTATAGATTTCCAAACTCAGTTAAAATTAACTTTGTGTTAAGTTTTTCAATTATTTTTAAACATTAGAGTCTGCTTATTGAGTAAAATAAAGATCAGATGTATAATTCTAGAACATGAAGAGTTTAGTTATAAATACCATTGTAAATGCGAGTGTCGATGAAATTTTGAATAATTTCAATGCAGATACTATGCAAGAAGCAACACCTCCTTTTATCAATTTGGAAGTTCCACGCTTTGATGGTAATTCAGTTTCTGATCAGACTCATCTAATTACTTCGATCCTTGGCCACTACCAATCTTGGGTAATCGAAGTCACTCAAAAGAAAGAAACTTCTGATGGGATCATTATTCGAACAGAGGCCATCGAAACTCCATTTCCTTTCACAATGTGGATTCATACTTATCATATTCGCGATATTGGAAATGGGAAAACTAAGATCACTGATAATATCAAATATAAAACAGAAAATTTTGCATTTGATTTACTCATTTACCCAATTATCTATTTCATTATGTACTACAGAAAGCCAATCTTAATGGATAAGTACAATAAAGAACTAAATATTTAAACTATGGCCAAGAGAAATCATTGTCAAAAATGTCAACGTCCACAAGGGCTGTGTCTATGTCACACAATTGAAAATGTGACATTAAAAAATAAATTGATTATTTTCCAAGATGAAAAAGAGGCCCTTCATCCGTTCAATACAGCGAGGTTGGCCAAGCTAGTTGCACCTGATATTGAACTTGTCTCAAGTGAAAATATCACAGAAGAACGAATCCAAGAAATAAGAGAGACAAGGCCATTTCTACTTTTTAAAAATGAAAATTCAATCCCATTAAATACTGAAAATATTCACTTACTTCAGAGCAAGAATATCGTCGTTCTTGACGGTACGTGGAAGAAGGCCAGAAAAATCTATCATACTTGGCCGGCCCTAAGTGAGCTACCATGCTATCACCTCGAGCTAGATGATCAGAAAACAATCTATCAAAGTATTCGAAAGTCATGTGGTGAAACTCACCTCTCTACACTTGAGGCCATCGCTGTAACTCTTGAAGTCCTTGGTGAAATAAATGAAGTACAAGTTAAACAATTTTTAGCGCCATTAAAAGAGCTTATAAAACAGCAAGAAGCCTTCCATCAAAGACCTAATTAATGCTATCATGATTCAATGAAAATGATTCTAAGCCCTCGAATTAGCGATCTTGATCAATGTCCATATTTAAAAGAAGAGATGGAACAACATGAGTTCTTCTTTAGTTCAGAGTTAAGTGATACCGAACTAGACTTTCTACTTGAGCGCGGCTGGCGTAAATTTGGTCAATTCATCTTTAGACCTTTATGCCCAAATTGTCAGAAATGTATTCCAATACGAGTCGAGTTAAAAAAATTTTCCCTCTCAAAAAACCAGTCAAAATTTTTAAAGAGAAATCATAACAAAGGTTTACAGGTTAAGTTTTCGCCGCTGCTATATAGACAAAAGCATTTTGAAATCTATCGTCTGCATGGACAAAACCGCTTTGTCGACAGTATTGATGCTACAATTATTGATAACGAGCTACTATTTAAGGAAACGTTTTATCGCTTTACAGGAACTCAACTTCTTAGCGAAATATTTTTCGAAAATAAACTCATCGCTTTTGGAATTTTGGAGCAATCCCAAAATGCTTTAAGTAGCGTTTACTTTTGTTACGATCCGAGTTTTGAAAAAATGAGTCTTGGGCATCTAGGCGCCCTTGCTGAAATTATCCATGCAAAGAATATGGGACTTGAATATTACTATCTCGGTTACTGGATTGAAGAAAACGAATTTATGAAATACAAGTCTCGATACATGCCTTATCAGCTCTATGACTGGAGTTCGAAAAGTTGGGAGAGCTAATCGACGATATAGCGAAAAGTTAAGTTTATTCTTTCATCAACTTGCTTTGCCGTTTTATTGAGTTGATGTTTCCAATTATGTTGAAGTGCTCCTTTCATAATCAAAAGACTTTTATCTTCCAAATTAATTTCAACTTTTTCTATAGACTTATCAAAACGATGCTTTAAAACAAACTTACGAGACTCTCCGAAAGATGCCGATGCAATTACTGGATTTCTTCCAAGGCTTGCCTCATCGTCACTATGCCAAGCTGCATAGTCGGATCCATCTCGATAAAGGTTACAGAGACACCCATTGAATTGATGCTTCGTTATCTTTTCGATCTCTTCTTTCAAAACACTAAGTTTGTCATTCCAGTCGATACGGGGAAGTATTACACCAGAATAACTATATTCCTTATCATCACTATACCAAGCATGGAGCCTTGGTATTGCATGTGTTTTTCCATATAGTGTGATTTCACCTTCTTGCCATTTAATTGAATTTCTCAAGTCATCAAATTCAATCTTAGTCTTTGCAAAGAAATTAGGATAGTAAATCGCAGTACCACCTTTTAGATCGTAAACGACTTCTTCATTTTCATTTGTACCAAAGAGATCAAATTGATTCATCTATTTCCTAAAATTACCTAAAATTCACTAGAACTCACTAGAACTCAAAGTTAAGCAACCCTAAGTAAGCCGTGGCCGCATCAAACTTATACCCATCAATATTATATAAAGAATAGCCTAATGTTAAGTATGGGTTCCATGCTGCAATCTTAAAATCCATTCTCACACCAAGATCACTAATTGTTGTATCTAAATTATAGCATTGGCCACCATCACAAAAATCAGTCTCTCCATAGTTAAACGAAGAATAAGCACCAAGACCAAACCCACGAGTAAGCATATATGTATAAGATAAATTCACTCCTGCACCCGAATATTCAATCTCATTTAAAATATCATAATCAAAACCATCTTCTAATGTAATAGAATCTGCTTCCATTGTACGGATTGAAAGGCCAATACGAAATTTATGATTATTTATTTTTTTAACGCCACTAACAGCAAGCTCACTACCAACTAAGTGTAAATCTGCGCCATAATAATCAACAGTAGAAGAAATAGCACTGATTCCTAGTTGAACCTTTAGGTTATCTTTACTGCTTTCAAGCTCAGGGGCAATCATCACTTTAGTACTATTAATATCATTATGTAGCTGTTGAGTTGTTGCATCTAACTCCTGCTTTGGTGCTTCGACAACTACTTCTTGTACCAGCACTTCCTCTTTTTTAGGACTGAGTGATTTTGCGATTTCCTTTGCAAGCTCTTGCTTTACAAGCGAACGCATCTGTTCATCTTTGATTGTCGCATTGATTTTTTCAACTTGAGTATTATACTCTTCTAAAGATAGGCCAAATGTTTGAGTAGATAATGCCAAAATAAATATTAAAGATAAAACTCTCTTCACTTCTTCCCCCATGCTCTTATTTCCATATATATAAGCAACCTAGAGGCCAAAAAATTTCATACAATTCTAGCAACTTAGAAATAAGCATTGCACATTTTCTAAACAAAAAGACTAATCTTAGAACAATTTTAAATATTGAGAGCGAAAAGATTCTAAACGCCACGAAAAAGACACGGCCAAAAAAGCGTAAAAGATGCCTAAGTATCTAAAATTGCAATAAATCTTATATAATACTAAGGGTATGAACTTAATTTCGATAAAATACTCTTATAAGCTGAGGAGATCGCTATGAAAATGGCAAGCGGACATTTTATAACTATAAAGAAGTTAATTATAACTCTTGTATCATGGTCGATGCTTTTGACTCCGATGGCCTATGCGCAAGAACAAACTGAAGTAAACACACAGGCCCAGTCACAAGAACAAGTCCAAACTCAAACTGAACAAGAAGACGGCCGCACAGAAGTTCAAAAAAAATCTGACCCGAATTACTGTTATCACGATGGTACAAATCAGAAGTGTGATGGAGGTAATGTTTATAATTGTCACCTTGAACAATGTGTAAGCGCTAATGATAATAAAAACTACAATATGGAATACCAAAATTGTGGGATCGATGAAAAATGTCAGGAAGATCTAAAAGCTGATGCAAAGCTTTTTACAAATCATAAGACAAGTGGACCAAAAGGAGCATCTGATACGATGAGCTACCTTGCTGCCGCTGCACAAGTAGGTCAAGGATGTGTTCTGCTTTTTGGTGGAATGTGCCAGTCAGATGGAATTGGGGCCATGCTTTCAGGTGCAATAATTCTTGCGGTAGCTCTCATGTCGGCCATGGGTGATGGTTATAAGAAAAAATTTAAAAGTTATAAAGATGCTCTTGCTAAACTTGATGAGAACGATGAAAAAGCATGGAACCACCAAACACAAAGAGTTGCTCTAGAAACAGAAGTTCAACTTTTAAAAGATATGGAAAAGGCGGCCCAGGATAAAATGAAGCATCATAAGAGAATTATGATGATGATTACAATCTCAACAGCGATTGCGGCCATCTGTGCTGCACTTACAATTTTTGGCTGTCCAGCTTCAAATCCGTGTACCTACTGGGTACTAGGGCTAGGTGCAGTGGCCCTTATGCTAGAAAACCAGGCCCTATCCACAGCAAAGAAGGCCCACAAAAGTGCAAAGAGCGCCAGAGAAAAGACAGAGGTTGTTCTTAAGAAGCTTATGGCCCGCTATAATAACCAATACAACCCTGCTTCAAGCCAGAAGACATCAGTTGCTAGTGCTATGGCCACACCAGGTGCTCAAGGACTTGGAATGAATAATAACCAAGAAACATTTGATGTTGATGAAGTGAAGTCAGAAAAACTTAAAACAATTCCAAAGCTTGATATTAAAATGGGATCTCTTGGAACGACTGGTGAAACTTTTGCAAATACAATTGGACTTAGTGAAGTACAAGGCGGATACAACAAAACAAAGAAGACTGGAAATTCTAAATATGTAAATGAGGCCCTTGATAATAATGCCGCTAAAATTAATAAAGCAGCTAATCGCGTCCTAAAAGCACTGGCAAAATCAGACAAGACAAACGATAAGGCCAAGAAGGCAATCAACGCGATTCTTAATCCAGCAGCGAATAAAAGATATCTTGCCGATACTCTTGCTGGACACGTATCCCCTGTTCAAATGGCACTGAATTACAGAAGGGCCGGTGGGACAAATGCATCAAGAGATATTGCAAAGAACTCTCAAGAGCTTGAAAAAGGAACAGGAGAAGGACTTGCTGTAGCTTATGACCCAGCCTCTAAAGACTATCTAAATAAACTTAAAAATCAATTAAATGGTTTTGAGAACTTACTTGATAGTGATGATGGTGTTATGGCGCTTTCTAATTATGACCCTACAGTAAATGAAGACGCTGTTGAACAATTAAATGACGACGAGATCATTGAAGATAAAGGAACAATCCACAAGGACTCAAAGCTGTCCCTGTGGAAAATTATTTCAAATCGTTACAATGTAATTAAATTAAAAAAGACACTAGAATAATTGATTAGGCTTCACAGCAGCTGTCATCTCTTAGAGACTGTTGTGAAGCTTTACTAGCTTCTATCTCATCACTTATCCTCTTAAATTCCTTTAAAAAGATATGCTTAAATTTTACCATTTCGTAATTAGCTGAAACCCCATGGCGCTTCTTAGGATCTTCATCAGGAATCCCTACTTGTACAGGGTATCTAAGTGATAAGTAATCAGCAGGAAGCTCATGAACTCCTACACCATATGGTAAAAACTTATTTCCATTTGTAAGAACAGGTCTTCCACAACTTAACGCTTTCAAAGAGAAGTGAGGAAATTTATCTGTTGTATCGATCAGATACTTAGTACCTGCTAAAAGAGGAGCTAACTCACCTGAACAACGATCTCCAAAGAAAAGCTCCGGATGCTTTTGCGCATACATCCCTAAGTGATCATGCTTTCCGATAAACTTAAACTTCTTATCACCGTAAATATCGATGATCTTATAAACTTCAGAGCTCGTCAGAGGCTCACAGTTAATTAGAAAGTAGTCTCGATTAAACATTCCTTCAGGAAGGATCTTGTAATCTTTTAATGCAATTGCCGGTGTAACCTGAGTAGCATTTGGAAACTCTTCTAAAATAGCTTCTTCATTAGACCAAAGAGTATTGGCCCTTTTTAAATACTTTCTCTGCTTAGTACGAGTGAAGGCCTTAAAGAAGAATTCCTTGAATGAAGACTTCTTTTTAATTGAATTGATATCTTCAACAAAATAAGTGAATAAATAAGTGTCATCACACATTTTGATTTCTTGAGAAAACCCACGAGAAAGATTAACGACTAGATCAACACTACATGGAATAAAAAGTCCTCTTGCAGCTCCGTGAACAAGGTGAGATTTATCAACTAAATCTTCCCAAGACTTAACAAAGCGATTTAAGAATGTTGAATGAATCTTTCTTTGTTCAACAGGTCCTAGAACTTGACCTTGTCTATGAACAAGAGTGTAGAGCTCAACGTTATCACCGATAACACCCATGATGGTTTCTAGACACTCAATATAATAATCTCTTTCAATGACAGCATCACAGCTAACAACAACTTTTAACATATATTTTCTCTATACCTATTTTTTAATATCTCTAAAGTATTTTGCAGTTTCTTCAATCCCTTGCGCAAAAGTAACTTTTGGCAAGTATCCTAGTTTCATAACACGATTAATATCTGGTCTTCTACGTTTTGGATCATCTTTTGGTAATTCTTGATAAGTAAGTTTTGAAGAAGACTCAAGTGCATCAACGATTAACTCTCCAGTTTCCTTAATTGTATACTCATCAGGGTTTCCAATATTATATGGCATGTGATCCCCAAGCATTAGAACGTGATCGATTGCATTTGCAAGATCAGTTACATAACAGAAAGAGCGAGTTTGACTTCCATCACCATAAACAGTGATATCTTCTCCTTCAAGCGCTTGGTTAATAAAGTTTGGAATAACACGTCCATCATCAGGGCGCATACGAGGTCCATATGTGTTAAAGATACGAATGATTCGAGTATCGACTTCGTACTTTCTGTAATAAGTCATAGTTAAGGCTTCAGCGTAGCGTTTTGCTTCATCATAACAGCTTCTTGGCCCAATTGGATTAACATGACCAACATAGTCTTCAACTTGTGGGTGAATCTCAGGATCACCGTAGACTTCAGAAGTTGATGCTTCAAGAAATCTTGCACCATGATCCTTAGCTAGCTCTAGCAAATGCTGAGTTCCAATAGAGTTTACCATCATGATTTCAAGAGGAATGACCTTGAAGTCAATTGGAGAAGCAGGAGAAGCCAGAGATAGGATATAATCAAATTTCACATCACCAAAGTCAGGAAGACCCTTGATAATATCGCATTCTGTGAAGTGAAAGTTTTCATACTTAGATAGAAGCTCAATATTTGACTTTGAACCAGTAATAAAATTATCTAACCCATACACAGTTGCACCTTTTTCAAGATAAAGCTGAGCGACAGTTGAAGGAACAAAGCCAGCAGCACCTGCGATTAAAAAATTCTTCCCCTTATGGTCCATTGGTAATTGGTTCATCTAAACTCCTGATATATTTAATTTACTTGTACATTTAATTCGTGTTTTCTATTGGCCAATTGTAGCATCGTCGATCCGAGCAGTAAAAATGCTCCACCCAAAAGCTGAACGACAGTAAGTCTTTGATCAAGGGCTACCCAGTTGATTATGACTGCAAAAAATGGAAAAGACATCTCTGCAATTGTACAAACCTTAGCTGAAACTTGGCCAAGCCCTTTGTAGTAGAAATACATTCCAAAGATCCCCGAGATCAGGGCCAAGATACTAACTTTTCCCCATAGCTCAATTGGAAAATTGAGCCCTGTGCCACTTGCTATCATAAAAGGAATAATTGCCATTAATCCTACGACAAAGCGCAAAGACATAACTTCTTTTTCAATCCAATTGCTCTTCATAAGATACTTGCCAAAGACAGTCGCACTCCCCCAACTAATAACAGAGACGAGGGCAAGACAAAGTCCATACAGAGACGAGCGATCAAAACTAACCTGGCCAGCTTTAATTAAATTAATGGCACTATTAATGTCTTGATAACTAATAAGTATCGCACCAAATAAAGAGACAGCTGCCCATAATAGAAAACGCTTTGTGATGCGCTCTTTTAAAATAAGATAAGCAAGACTTATCGCTATAAATGGTTGAAGTTTTTGTAATAGAATAACAAGCGATGGATTTAAAAGAGCAAATGACTTTGTAAAAGTTAGTGTTGCGATTGCCGAGCCCATGGCACCAATCATAAAAAAGCAAAGCATTTCAAATGGCTTCATTTTCATGATCTTCTTTCTGGCCATATAAAGTGTTGGCAAGAAGAGGATTGTTAAGAAAAGGTGCTCACCAAATACAATGATCTCACTACTATTGTACTTATAAAGCAGTGGATAACGAATAAGCGTATCCAGCGCCCAAATAAAGCAAGCAATGAGAATAAAAACTAAACCTTTCACTTCGTAAAGTACCCACTCATGAATTCATCAAAAACTAATTTTGCGCGATCTGCGGCCAATTGCTTCTTAACTTTCTTGCGGTTTTTTCGATCACGTCTTTGTTCCTTTGTTAAAGTAACAGGAGGAAGAAGTCCAAAGTTAATATTTGAAGGCGTAGGTTTTGGTACAGTCATAATATAATTAACTAAGGCACCTAATCCAGTCTCAACAGGAAATTGTTTAACTTCCTCACCTCTTAACTTCTTTAGTAATTGAAGTGCCACATACTGTCCCATTGATGCAGATTCAGTATAGCCCTCAACACCAGTGATTTGACCAGCAAAGTAGATATTTGGGATTTTCTTAACACTTAAATCAAAATCAAGCAGCGTTCTTGAGTTGATAAATGAATTTCTATGAACAGAACCTAGGTGCAGGAAACTTGCATTTTCAAAACCAGGAATCTTTCTAAATACTCTTGTTTGCTCAGGGTATTTTAGACGAGTTTGGAATCCAACCATATTAAAGGCCGATCCAAGAAGATTCTCACGTCTAAGCTGAACACATGCATATGGAAGAGATCCATCTGGAAGCTCAAGTCCAATAGGCTTCATACAT containing:
- a CDS encoding arginyltransferase, producing MKMILSPRISDLDQCPYLKEEMEQHEFFFSSELSDTELDFLLERGWRKFGQFIFRPLCPNCQKCIPIRVELKKFSLSKNQSKFLKRNHNKGLQVKFSPLLYRQKHFEIYRLHGQNRFVDSIDATIIDNELLFKETFYRFTGTQLLSEIFFENKLIAFGILEQSQNALSSVYFCYDPSFEKMSLGHLGALAEIIHAKNMGLEYYYLGYWIEENEFMKYKSRYMPYQLYDWSSKSWES
- a CDS encoding NAD-dependent epimerase/dehydratase family protein, translating into MNQLPMDHKGKNFLIAGAAGFVPSTVAQLYLEKGATVYGLDNFITGSKSNIELLSKYENFHFTECDIIKGLPDFGDVKFDYILSLASPASPIDFKVIPLEIMMVNSIGTQHLLELAKDHGARFLEASTSEVYGDPEIHPQVEDYVGHVNPIGPRSCYDEAKRYAEALTMTYYRKYEVDTRIIRIFNTYGPRMRPDDGRVIPNFINQALEGEDITVYGDGSQTRSFCYVTDLANAIDHVLMLGDHMPYNIGNPDEYTIKETGELIVDALESSSKLTYQELPKDDPKRRRPDINRVMKLGYLPKVTFAQGIEETAKYFRDIKK
- a CDS encoding endonuclease I family protein; protein product: MTKLSHLMVFIYIQMSFSASAAYNSTQLTNHSYYPEDTAQFISNTLKKANKNSLNTSLKIKEKLREILVSAHIRTPNKNDLLAADCSGKKNCYLQRTPRNYKEARKYLFGDIYLQTSSRGLYVKDVYCNQDVTERDGVGKMQIPNHQVINCEHSWPQSRFNPREDKNTQRNDLHHLFPANSRANSSRSNHPFGEVIGRVVNSNCQDSHIGEVNYENETTTSFEPPEEIRGNIARALFYFSTRYNLPIDEAQEFYLRKWHKEDPVDTFEESINNRIYEIQNSRNPFIDDENLVDAIKDF
- a CDS encoding tRNA-uridine aminocarboxypropyltransferase, with the protein product MAKRNHCQKCQRPQGLCLCHTIENVTLKNKLIIFQDEKEALHPFNTARLAKLVAPDIELVSSENITEERIQEIRETRPFLLFKNENSIPLNTENIHLLQSKNIVVLDGTWKKARKIYHTWPALSELPCYHLELDDQKTIYQSIRKSCGETHLSTLEAIAVTLEVLGEINEVQVKQFLAPLKELIKQQEAFHQRPN
- a CDS encoding DMT family transporter encodes the protein MKGLVFILIACFIWALDTLIRYPLLYKYNSSEIIVFGEHLFLTILFLPTLYMARKKIMKMKPFEMLCFFMIGAMGSAIATLTFTKSFALLNPSLVILLQKLQPFIAISLAYLILKERITKRFLLWAAVSLFGAILISYQDINSAINLIKAGQVSFDRSSLYGLCLALVSVISWGSATVFGKYLMKSNWIEKEVMSLRFVVGLMAIIPFMIASGTGLNFPIELWGKVSILALISGIFGMYFYYKGLGQVSAKVCTIAEMSFPFFAVIINWVALDQRLTVVQLLGGAFLLLGSTMLQLANRKHELNVQVN
- a CDS encoding alpha-ketoglutarate-dependent dioxygenase AlkB, which gives rise to MNQFDLFGTNENEEVVYDLKGGTAIYYPNFFAKTKIEFDDLRNSIKWQEGEITLYGKTHAIPRLHAWYSDDKEYSYSGVILPRIDWNDKLSVLKEEIEKITKHQFNGCLCNLYRDGSDYAAWHSDDEASLGRNPVIASASFGESRKFVLKHRFDKSIEKVEINLEDKSLLIMKGALQHNWKHQLNKTAKQVDERINLTFRYIVD